From Candidatus Eremiobacterota bacterium, the proteins below share one genomic window:
- the accD gene encoding acetyl-CoA carboxylase, carboxyltransferase subunit beta yields MSRPTFKVEKPSKSSKDDKQDNLWVKCEQCGSPLFEKIFLQNLRVCDKCGFHHKLFAQERMTMLVDPGTFEELDRELSPADPLNFGKEYMDKMKEDTAKTSLKDAILTGSATMGGHPVMLGIMDFHFRGGSMGSVVGEKIARIFEAAMEKRSAVITVTSSGGARMQEGVLALMQMAKTSALTVSLGKERLPYIVIITDPTTGGVSASFASLGDVIIAEPHAIIGFSGPRVIEQTIRQKLPPGFQSSEFYLKHGFIDCVVHRKDMRTTLIKVLNFFRERYRQ; encoded by the coding sequence ATTTCGCGGCCCACGTTCAAGGTGGAGAAACCGTCAAAATCCTCGAAGGATGACAAGCAGGACAACCTCTGGGTGAAGTGTGAGCAGTGCGGCTCCCCTCTCTTTGAAAAAATTTTTCTGCAGAACCTCAGGGTCTGCGATAAATGCGGCTTCCACCACAAGCTTTTTGCCCAGGAGCGCATGACCATGCTCGTCGATCCGGGAACCTTCGAGGAGCTTGACAGGGAGCTTTCCCCAGCCGATCCCCTCAACTTCGGGAAGGAATACATGGATAAAATGAAGGAGGACACGGCGAAGACCAGCCTGAAAGACGCGATTCTTACCGGGAGCGCCACCATGGGCGGCCATCCCGTGATGCTCGGCATCATGGATTTCCATTTCCGCGGAGGGAGCATGGGCTCGGTGGTGGGGGAAAAGATAGCCCGCATCTTTGAGGCCGCCATGGAAAAAAGAAGCGCGGTCATCACTGTCACTTCATCTGGAGGCGCCCGCATGCAGGAGGGTGTTCTTGCCCTCATGCAGATGGCCAAGACAAGCGCCCTCACGGTGAGCCTCGGAAAAGAGAGGCTTCCCTACATCGTAATCATTACTGACCCCACTACCGGAGGCGTTTCAGCGAGCTTCGCCTCCCTGGGGGATGTCATCATCGCCGAGCCCCACGCGATTATCGGCTTTTCCGGCCCCCGGGTCATCGAGCAGACAATACGCCAGAAGCTCCCGCCCGGCTTCCAGAGCTCGGAGTTCTACCTGAAGCACGGTTTCATTGATTGCGTGGTCCACCGCAAGGATATGCGCACCACTCTTATCAAGGTGCTCAACTTCTTCAGAGAGAGGTACCGGCAATGA
- a CDS encoding acetyl-CoA carboxylase carboxyltransferase subunit alpha, with protein MILEIEKPLKELEEKIKALKEVNLSGKIDLSREIQALEKKAQTLKKNIYGNLSSWDRVQLARHPQRPATSDYIENVFDEFFELHGDRHFADDPAVMAGFAILDGRTVVVVGHQKGKDTKENIARNFGMPNPEGLRKARRVLDLGAKFGFPAVSFIDTPGAYPGLEAEERGQSEAIASNIAHMFSLPVPIVVIIIGEGGSGGALALGVGDRIMMLENAIYSVISPEGCASILWRDSHRASAAAEALKLTSYDLREMGIIDLIVPEPMGGVHKNSEAVFIHVKDELIALIDELGALPRERLLEERFGKFRSIGVYKGKERKAAAE; from the coding sequence ATCATACTTGAGATAGAAAAGCCCCTGAAAGAGCTTGAGGAAAAGATAAAGGCCCTCAAGGAGGTCAACCTCTCAGGGAAGATTGATCTCTCCAGGGAGATCCAGGCTCTCGAGAAGAAGGCCCAGACCCTCAAGAAGAACATTTACGGGAACCTGAGCTCCTGGGACAGGGTGCAGCTTGCCCGCCATCCCCAGCGGCCCGCCACGTCAGATTATATTGAGAACGTCTTTGACGAGTTTTTCGAGCTCCACGGCGATCGCCATTTTGCCGACGATCCCGCGGTGATGGCGGGGTTTGCCATACTCGACGGCCGCACCGTGGTAGTCGTGGGCCATCAGAAGGGTAAGGACACCAAGGAGAACATTGCGCGGAATTTCGGGATGCCCAACCCTGAAGGCCTCAGGAAGGCCCGGAGAGTGCTGGACCTGGGGGCAAAGTTCGGTTTCCCCGCCGTGAGCTTCATCGATACCCCCGGGGCCTACCCCGGCCTAGAAGCCGAGGAGCGCGGCCAGTCTGAGGCCATTGCAAGCAACATCGCCCACATGTTCTCTCTCCCTGTGCCCATTGTGGTTATCATCATCGGGGAGGGGGGAAGCGGCGGAGCCCTCGCCCTTGGCGTGGGAGACAGGATAATGATGCTTGAGAATGCCATATACTCGGTGATTTCCCCCGAGGGGTGCGCTTCAATCCTCTGGAGGGATTCCCACAGGGCATCAGCGGCCGCCGAGGCCCTCAAGCTCACCTCCTATGACCTCAGGGAGATGGGCATCATAGACCTCATAGTGCCCGAGCCCATGGGAGGAGTCCACAAGAACAGTGAGGCCGTCTTCATTCACGTGAAGGATGAGCTCATCGCCCTTATTGACGAGCTTGGCGCACTTCCCCGGGAGAGGCTCCTCGAGGAGCGCTTCGGGAAATTCCGGTCCATAGGGGTATACAAAGGCAAGGAAAGAAAGGCGGCTGCAGAGTGA
- the pyk gene encoding pyruvate kinase, which translates to MRRTKIVCTLGPASASREILEEMILKGMNVARLNFSHGTHESHGQMITLIRDLSEKLGKPLAVMQDLCGPKIRLGEIAGAPVTVSSGDPFLLTEDEIVGDATKAHVSYKNLSREVHAGDRILIDDGLVEMRVEGTKQGEVACRVVVGGLLNPRKGVNFPGVKLSVPSLTEKDFDDLKFGIRSGVDLVAISFVRAARDLTPAYQVMEREGTFLPIISKIEKQEAVDDIEAILQRSYGIMVARGDMGVELPFQEVPFIQKKLIRMCRERAKPVITATQMLDSMIRNPMPTRAEVTDVANAILDGTDAVMLSGESASGKYPREAVETLARIADYTEKFLPYEHIFQEPGIKLNAVEAVSLATCEMAEQMDAKAIIVATSSGRTARAIAKYRPRAPVIAATDERETSRRLVLSWGVFPVVIASSLGTEILIEDMCNAALATGLVKGGDLSVLTAGIPEGMKGSTNTIKLHILGHHFVRGTGVGALKTATGRICVTRSVEEIGARLQRGDILLVRRLEDAMEPLVMAAGGIISQEGDSHSPLNAVLEKAGIPGIVGVPGALDLFEEGKIVTIDAQRGLILTEPRQSPQ; encoded by the coding sequence GTGAGAAGGACAAAAATCGTATGTACCCTGGGGCCTGCAAGCGCTTCGCGTGAAATACTGGAGGAGATGATCCTGAAGGGGATGAATGTGGCGCGCCTTAATTTTTCCCATGGCACCCATGAGAGCCATGGCCAGATGATAACCCTCATAAGAGATCTTTCAGAAAAGCTTGGGAAGCCCCTTGCCGTGATGCAGGACCTCTGCGGTCCCAAGATAAGGCTTGGCGAGATCGCCGGTGCCCCCGTGACGGTGTCATCGGGCGATCCGTTCCTGCTGACGGAGGACGAGATTGTGGGAGATGCCACGAAGGCCCACGTGTCCTATAAGAACCTCTCCCGGGAGGTCCATGCCGGTGACAGGATTCTCATCGATGATGGTCTCGTGGAGATGAGGGTCGAGGGGACAAAGCAGGGGGAGGTGGCCTGCCGGGTCGTCGTGGGGGGCCTTCTCAATCCCCGCAAGGGAGTGAATTTCCCGGGGGTGAAGCTCTCGGTGCCCTCCCTTACCGAAAAGGATTTTGACGATCTGAAATTCGGCATCCGCTCCGGCGTTGATCTGGTGGCCATCTCCTTTGTGCGGGCCGCCAGGGATCTTACCCCTGCCTATCAGGTGATGGAGCGCGAGGGCACTTTTCTCCCCATTATCTCCAAGATAGAAAAGCAGGAGGCCGTTGACGACATCGAGGCCATTCTGCAGCGGTCGTACGGCATCATGGTGGCCCGGGGCGATATGGGCGTAGAATTGCCTTTCCAGGAGGTTCCCTTTATCCAGAAAAAGCTCATAAGGATGTGCCGCGAGCGGGCAAAGCCCGTCATCACGGCAACACAGATGCTGGATTCAATGATCCGCAACCCCATGCCGACCCGTGCAGAAGTGACCGATGTGGCCAATGCCATCCTTGACGGCACCGATGCCGTGATGCTCTCCGGCGAGTCGGCCTCGGGGAAATACCCCCGGGAGGCCGTGGAGACCTTGGCCAGGATAGCTGATTACACTGAAAAGTTCCTCCCTTACGAGCATATATTTCAAGAGCCAGGGATAAAGCTCAATGCCGTCGAGGCAGTAAGCCTCGCCACCTGCGAGATGGCGGAGCAGATGGATGCAAAAGCCATCATAGTCGCCACCAGCTCGGGGAGGACAGCCCGGGCCATTGCCAAGTACAGGCCAAGGGCGCCGGTGATTGCCGCCACAGATGAGAGGGAGACAAGCAGGCGGCTCGTGCTCTCGTGGGGCGTTTTTCCCGTCGTGATAGCCTCGTCTCTGGGCACCGAAATCCTTATAGAGGATATGTGCAACGCGGCGCTTGCCACGGGGCTCGTCAAGGGGGGCGACCTCTCGGTGCTCACGGCAGGGATTCCCGAGGGGATGAAGGGAAGCACCAACACCATAAAGCTCCATATCCTGGGCCATCACTTCGTGCGCGGCACCGGCGTGGGCGCCCTGAAGACCGCCACAGGGAGAATATGCGTCACCCGCTCTGTTGAAGAGATCGGCGCAAGGCTCCAGCGGGGTGACATCCTGCTGGTGCGCCGCCTCGAGGATGCCATGGAGCCCCTCGTGATGGCTGCCGGCGGTATCATTTCGCAGGAAGGCGACAGCCATTCCCCCTTGAACGCCGTGCTCGAGAAGGCGGGCATCCCGGGGATCGTGGGAGTCCCCGGCGCCCTTGATCTCTTTGAGGAGGGAAAGATCGTCACCATTGACGCCCAGAGGGGCCTCATCCTCACGGAGCCCCGGCAGAGCCCGCAGTAA
- a CDS encoding ribonuclease Z has protein sequence MTAHLLLSFLGTGGALGGGRLFSAFMADNHVLFDCAPTVPLALRRMKKDPLLITHVFITHYHGDHVLGLPFLLAEYALKHRRREPLHVIGPPDIEERIWRLTELSFSPIAGEVMEKSAVRFHPFRDQEILQTAAGISFTPYRMRHFGNSFGFRVGFPGAVLAYSGDTGFCSTIGRLVEGADVAVLEMNSLAVDFHAHLNLAQIEEIRRTTPSRLKIVVTHREDDEVPSLEGVIMAEDFGEYRFP, from the coding sequence ATGACCGCTCATCTTTTGCTTTCTTTTCTTGGAACGGGAGGGGCCCTCGGCGGCGGTCGCCTTTTTTCGGCGTTCATGGCCGACAACCATGTGCTCTTTGACTGCGCGCCCACGGTGCCTCTGGCCCTCCGGCGCATGAAGAAGGATCCCCTCCTGATCACTCATGTGTTCATCACCCACTACCATGGCGACCATGTGCTGGGCCTTCCCTTTCTGCTCGCCGAGTATGCCCTCAAGCACCGCAGGCGCGAGCCCCTCCATGTCATCGGCCCCCCCGATATTGAGGAGCGCATCTGGAGGCTTACGGAGCTCTCGTTCTCACCCATTGCCGGCGAGGTGATGGAGAAATCAGCGGTGCGCTTTCACCCCTTCAGGGACCAGGAAATCCTCCAGACTGCGGCGGGGATATCTTTCACTCCCTACCGCATGAGGCATTTCGGCAATTCATTCGGTTTCAGGGTAGGGTTTCCCGGCGCAGTCCTCGCCTATTCGGGCGACACAGGGTTCTGCAGCACCATCGGCCGCCTGGTGGAGGGAGCTGATGTGGCGGTTCTGGAGATGAACAGCCTGGCCGTCGATTTTCACGCCCACCTGAACCTGGCCCAGATTGAAGAGATCCGGCGGACGACCCCTTCCCGCCTGAAGATCGTGGTGACCCACAGGGAAGATGATGAGGTGCCTTCCCTTGAGGGGGTCATCATGGCGGAAGATTTCGGGGAATACCGCTTCCCCTGA
- a CDS encoding AAA family ATPase: MKLKSVTIRKMPGLGEFSIRDFGEGLNIIVGPNGIGKTSLCRAIRGMLWPSLDLDAEHRVLAESDTSSQWTHGEKHVVIERNRKNVTCFIDDRETSHKDLDLPDERAWGSFTIGIDDLMKSEGTESQIAAAIAREMAGGYDLSLITGPESTLFALSTREGSPQAKALREAVEKRQAVEDELLRIEEEERELPRLERELHEALEAKQELELLKKAHEIAEHREKEGALLARKSEFPETMAFIHEHDETTLEKLSHATDEAKQECARIDRLLKEAIEKKEAQRMTSGPLDHEEVHRWLAIPDTLQNLRTEVKLAETACAEALTRLNEARKGLTGLPEGEKEIPVTAELVARAEAYLGAVTAKRAELEHLKRLESWLKAQKKGGAPGEPGKLRDGIQKLVRWICSPEGKEALPQWIVMGVIVLLAISLIPAVTIALEGNTLGWSSIIASLAGIFTLYYVGRKAGGTREGSRELYRKEYEDTGLDKPADWGEEEVQKHYMKLSDDYTGALFESELKKKELELDERLIEVEKELKGLVEERGQVLHEGGIGAPDNDSTIVFTLRNLFIYQEALTGLAVAEEKRNKASEAYQEALSKLNEFLRSHHEEEAADNETASVILQRLNRRNEAYSQAEEQMKTLREEREKWEGILKKRSLDYESFFDRLGLQRGDKEAFTRLITNHGRWKEITMALTLDGEVIRRDTEFLAHHGKAALAALPRIELEERIAAAHKKEEQSREISNRAAIIRENIRKAREDSRLEAALAAQDEAEKALREARELALRKTAGRFLMDKVTGQYQREIEPQTLRSASELFRMFTTNTYALLVTSGDGKNGPSFKAKELSTGKSLSLSELSSGTRVQLFLAARLAFVRQAEKNTTLPFFLDEVLTTTDPVRFDAVAKDLKKLVADGKRQVFYITCDSYYIGKLRGYFSPQELTLIDLGKIRSESAAIGSEEFKVEKLPEAPPYEGKTAEEYARSLLVPKVNPFEGAAPLHLWYLLRHNLPLLYRLTSQSITTVGQYRYIRENLKLSEADQKALGELDQWIEAAERFFTLWHVGKGKVVDRAVIEESPVSKKFIDAITRKAAGVKGDGRLLMAALRTGAVAKFRHGRVEELESFLKSGGYLSEEKPLGEEALTAMIISDMGEALEEGLIDEGLLKERIHELWSCCTATVQDINAPEGEAPH; the protein is encoded by the coding sequence ATGAAACTGAAATCAGTCACCATAAGGAAGATGCCCGGCCTCGGGGAGTTCTCGATAAGGGACTTCGGCGAGGGCCTCAATATCATCGTGGGGCCCAACGGCATAGGGAAAACCTCCCTCTGCCGCGCCATCAGGGGAATGCTCTGGCCCTCCCTTGACCTCGATGCCGAGCACAGGGTGCTTGCCGAGAGCGACACGTCATCACAGTGGACCCATGGTGAAAAGCACGTGGTGATCGAAAGAAACCGCAAAAACGTCACGTGCTTCATCGATGACAGGGAGACAAGCCACAAAGATCTTGATCTCCCTGACGAGAGGGCCTGGGGCTCCTTTACCATCGGCATCGATGACCTTATGAAGAGCGAAGGGACAGAATCACAGATCGCTGCCGCCATTGCCCGCGAGATGGCGGGGGGGTATGATCTCTCCCTCATCACAGGTCCCGAGAGCACCCTTTTTGCCCTCAGCACCAGGGAGGGGAGCCCCCAGGCAAAAGCACTGAGAGAGGCTGTTGAGAAGAGGCAGGCAGTTGAAGATGAACTTCTGCGCATTGAAGAGGAGGAGCGGGAGCTGCCCCGCCTGGAGAGGGAATTACATGAAGCCCTGGAGGCAAAACAGGAGCTTGAGCTGCTGAAAAAAGCCCATGAGATCGCCGAGCACAGGGAAAAGGAGGGAGCCCTCCTTGCACGAAAAAGCGAGTTCCCTGAGACCATGGCTTTCATCCACGAGCATGACGAAACCACCCTGGAAAAACTCTCCCATGCCACCGACGAGGCTAAGCAGGAATGTGCAAGGATAGATCGTCTTCTGAAGGAGGCCATTGAGAAAAAAGAGGCGCAGCGCATGACTTCGGGGCCCCTTGACCACGAAGAGGTGCACCGGTGGCTCGCCATCCCTGATACGCTCCAGAACCTCCGCACGGAGGTGAAGCTTGCCGAAACGGCCTGCGCAGAGGCCCTCACCAGGCTCAATGAAGCCCGGAAAGGGCTCACGGGACTGCCGGAGGGGGAGAAGGAGATTCCCGTCACCGCCGAGCTCGTGGCAAGGGCCGAGGCCTATCTCGGCGCCGTCACTGCAAAAAGGGCGGAGCTGGAGCACCTTAAAAGGCTGGAAAGCTGGCTTAAGGCCCAGAAAAAAGGGGGAGCGCCGGGGGAGCCCGGAAAGCTCCGTGACGGCATCCAGAAGCTGGTCCGCTGGATATGCTCACCCGAGGGGAAAGAAGCCCTCCCCCAGTGGATAGTGATGGGAGTCATAGTGCTCCTTGCCATTTCCCTGATTCCGGCGGTAACCATTGCCCTTGAGGGAAATACCCTCGGGTGGTCCTCGATAATTGCCTCTCTCGCAGGCATCTTCACCCTTTACTACGTGGGCCGCAAGGCAGGCGGCACCCGCGAAGGCTCCCGGGAGCTCTACAGAAAGGAATACGAGGATACAGGGCTTGACAAGCCTGCCGACTGGGGAGAGGAAGAGGTGCAGAAGCATTACATGAAGCTCTCCGATGACTATACGGGGGCCCTCTTCGAGAGCGAGCTGAAGAAAAAGGAGCTTGAGCTCGATGAGCGCCTCATAGAGGTGGAAAAGGAGCTGAAAGGGCTTGTCGAAGAGCGGGGCCAGGTGCTCCACGAGGGGGGGATTGGTGCACCCGACAATGACTCCACGATAGTATTCACCCTCAGGAACCTCTTTATCTATCAGGAAGCCCTTACCGGCCTTGCCGTGGCAGAAGAGAAACGGAATAAAGCCTCCGAAGCATACCAGGAAGCCCTCTCAAAGCTCAACGAATTTCTCCGCTCCCACCATGAAGAGGAGGCCGCCGATAACGAGACCGCCTCGGTGATTCTCCAGAGGCTCAACAGGAGAAACGAGGCCTATTCCCAGGCGGAAGAGCAGATGAAAACGCTGAGGGAGGAGAGGGAAAAATGGGAAGGAATCCTGAAAAAGCGCTCTCTTGATTATGAATCCTTCTTCGACCGCCTGGGCCTCCAGCGTGGTGACAAGGAAGCCTTCACAAGGCTCATCACGAACCACGGCAGGTGGAAGGAGATCACCATGGCCCTCACCCTCGATGGAGAAGTCATCAGGAGGGACACGGAATTTCTGGCGCACCATGGAAAAGCTGCCTTGGCGGCCCTCCCGCGCATTGAGCTTGAGGAGAGAATCGCCGCGGCCCACAAAAAGGAGGAGCAATCCCGGGAAATCTCCAACAGGGCTGCCATCATCAGGGAAAACATCAGGAAGGCCCGGGAAGACTCGAGGCTTGAAGCAGCCCTCGCCGCACAGGACGAGGCCGAAAAAGCCCTCCGGGAAGCGAGGGAGCTTGCATTGAGGAAGACGGCGGGCCGTTTCCTGATGGACAAGGTCACAGGCCAGTACCAGAGAGAGATAGAGCCCCAGACGCTCCGGTCGGCATCGGAGCTTTTCAGGATGTTCACCACTAACACTTATGCCCTTCTGGTCACCTCCGGCGACGGCAAAAACGGGCCCTCTTTCAAAGCAAAGGAGCTCTCGACGGGAAAATCGCTCTCACTCTCCGAGCTCTCCTCGGGAACAAGGGTGCAGCTTTTTCTCGCTGCAAGGCTTGCCTTCGTGAGGCAGGCTGAAAAAAACACGACGCTGCCCTTCTTCCTGGACGAGGTCCTTACCACCACTGACCCGGTGCGCTTTGATGCCGTCGCGAAGGATCTGAAAAAGCTGGTGGCCGACGGGAAACGCCAGGTTTTCTATATCACCTGCGACAGTTATTATATCGGGAAGCTCCGGGGTTACTTCTCCCCCCAGGAGCTCACTCTTATCGACCTGGGAAAGATCAGGTCCGAGAGTGCGGCAATAGGAAGTGAGGAGTTCAAGGTGGAAAAGCTGCCTGAAGCCCCCCCTTACGAGGGAAAAACCGCCGAGGAATACGCCCGCTCCCTCCTGGTTCCAAAAGTCAATCCCTTTGAAGGCGCCGCGCCCCTCCACCTCTGGTACCTCCTCAGGCATAACCTTCCTCTCCTTTACCGCCTTACCAGTCAGTCAATTACCACCGTGGGGCAGTACCGCTATATCCGTGAGAATCTGAAGCTTTCCGAGGCTGACCAGAAGGCCCTCGGGGAGCTTGATCAATGGATTGAAGCGGCCGAGCGCTTCTTCACCCTCTGGCACGTGGGCAAGGGGAAGGTCGTTGACAGGGCTGTCATCGAGGAATCCCCCGTCTCAAAAAAATTCATCGATGCCATAACGCGCAAGGCAGCCGGCGTGAAAGGCGACGGGCGCCTTCTCATGGCCGCCCTGAGGACGGGAGCAGTGGCGAAGTTCAGGCACGGCAGAGTCGAAGAGCTTGAGAGCTTCCTGAAAAGCGGGGGCTATCTCAGCGAAGAAAAGCCCCTTGGCGAGGAGGCTCTCACTGCAATGATTATCAGCGACATGGGCGAAGCTCTTGAGGAGGGGCTCATCGATGAAGGGCTCCTCAAAGAGAGGATCCACGAGTTATGGAGCTGTTGCACGGCGACGGTCCAGGACATCAATGCTCCGGAAGGAGAGGCACCGCATTGA
- a CDS encoding metallophosphoesterase: MKLTLLCVGDMHLGRRPLIAGSLRELMGHATGRLRPLHAWNEVVKRAVSEHVDAVLLLGDVVDKEHGIFEAYGPLEKGVRSLEEAGISVFAVAGNHDMKALPRLAAEIPHFHLLGSKGTWEHFDLLKEGVPLARLVGWSFPQEEVKENPFGHFTITDHLPGSPMAVIGLLHCDRDKPSSRYAPVSTRDFDDIRISAWFLGHIHKPDDLSGKRPCGYAGSLMGMDPTERGPHGPWLVTVENREVTCRHLPLSPLRWEEVVIPIDGIRESGDLLSPIVQGIESRLDELKDELGEKSAVGCRVRLSGRTSLHGILAGEVKKLAIETLCRHHDRVAYFIDKVSWDETRPELPLEEYARENDPPGILAKLILALERNDSSAKELIREAKKELEREKFRSSWNLLDASDPDDEQVRSLLLLAGLDALDALAAQHQAH, encoded by the coding sequence ATGAAGCTGACGCTTCTCTGTGTCGGTGATATGCACCTGGGGAGGCGGCCTCTGATAGCCGGGTCCCTCAGGGAACTTATGGGCCATGCTACAGGGAGGCTGCGGCCCCTCCACGCCTGGAATGAAGTGGTAAAGCGCGCCGTAAGCGAGCATGTTGACGCAGTGCTGCTTCTTGGCGATGTGGTCGATAAGGAGCATGGCATCTTTGAAGCATACGGCCCCCTGGAAAAGGGAGTAAGGTCACTGGAGGAGGCGGGAATCTCCGTCTTCGCCGTCGCAGGGAACCATGATATGAAGGCGCTGCCGCGCCTTGCCGCGGAAATCCCCCACTTTCACCTGCTGGGGAGCAAGGGCACGTGGGAGCATTTTGACCTCCTCAAGGAAGGGGTCCCCCTGGCCCGCCTCGTGGGCTGGTCCTTCCCCCAGGAAGAGGTGAAGGAGAATCCCTTCGGGCACTTCACCATCACGGACCATCTGCCCGGTTCACCCATGGCGGTGATCGGCCTCCTTCACTGCGACAGGGATAAGCCGTCATCACGGTATGCCCCTGTCTCCACGCGGGACTTTGACGACATCAGGATAAGCGCGTGGTTTCTGGGCCACATCCACAAGCCCGACGACCTCTCGGGAAAGAGGCCCTGCGGCTATGCCGGCTCGCTGATGGGGATGGATCCCACGGAGCGCGGACCCCATGGGCCATGGCTTGTCACCGTGGAAAACAGGGAAGTGACATGCCGGCACCTTCCCCTCTCCCCCCTGCGCTGGGAAGAGGTCGTAATCCCGATTGACGGGATAAGGGAAAGCGGTGATCTCCTGTCTCCAATCGTCCAGGGCATCGAGTCCCGCCTGGACGAGCTAAAGGATGAGCTCGGTGAAAAATCCGCCGTGGGCTGCCGTGTGCGCCTCTCGGGGAGGACGTCTCTCCATGGCATCCTTGCAGGCGAGGTGAAAAAGCTTGCTATCGAAACCCTCTGCCGCCATCATGACAGGGTGGCCTACTTTATCGACAAGGTCTCCTGGGACGAGACACGACCCGAGCTCCCCCTGGAAGAGTACGCGAGGGAGAATGACCCGCCGGGAATCCTGGCCAAGCTCATCCTCGCCCTGGAGCGCAACGACAGCAGCGCAAAAGAGCTCATCCGCGAGGCAAAAAAAGAGCTGGAGCGGGAAAAATTCCGCTCATCCTGGAACCTTCTGGATGCCAGTGACCCTGATGACGAGCAGGTAAGGTCTCTGCTTCTACTGGCAGGCCTTGACGCCCTTGATGCCCTTGCCGCGCAGCACCAGGCCCACTGA